From the Manis javanica isolate MJ-LG chromosome 13, MJ_LKY, whole genome shotgun sequence genome, one window contains:
- the LOC140845677 gene encoding ral-GDS-related protein-like, with protein MVPLLGLILRDALEKQQEHHEDATDFLEEILTYKFLARQYDLEPKEHFLSFFRTVELLGEDQSYGLSCQLEPPGQRAGRKGLLQFFRSHKI; from the exons atggtcccaCTGCTCGGACTGATCCTGCGCGACGCCTTAGAGAAACAACAGGAACATCATGAGGAC GCCACTGACTTCCTAGAGGAGATCCTCACATACAAGTTCCTGGCCAGGCAGTATGACCTGGAGCCCAAGGAGCACTTCCTGTCCTTTTTCCGGACAGTGGAGCTCCTGGGTGAGGACCAGAG ctacggcctgtcctgccagctggagcccccaggccagagggccGGCAGAAAGGGACTGTTACAGTTCTTCAGGTCCCACAAGATTTAA